TTTTTAATCGCGCAGCTTTTTTCTTGACTGGCACCAACACTTACCATGGTCATCCAACTCCCTTGGAGTGCCCGGAAAATAGACGCAGAAACTCACTCGCCGTTTATTACTACCTTATCGAACGGCCGCGCTCAGAAAACTATGAAGGTTGGCGCAATTTTGTCGATTGGATGCCTACCACAGAGGATGAAAAATCGCGCCCACAGCGCGAGAGTCAACCTCAAGTTTTTCGTTTTGAAGGGAAAGACTTAAATATACCCATCGACAAAAAACCAAAATAACTATGTTTTTCTCTATCACGCGCAGCCTGCATTGGCTATTGGCGACCACACTCTTAGCTGCCGTCGGTGCTACTTTTTATTTTTCACTGAACCACCCTATCACTGCTGATTTGGCGATGCTGCATTACAGCGCATGGCTGATCAACGAAAAAAACTTTGTTCTATATCGCGATATTTTTGATATAAATTTTCCTGCACCCTATTTATTTCACAGCATATTAGGTAATGCGCTTGGCTATGAAGCACTACCACTGCGCTGGGTAGATCTGTTTTTGCTAACCACGCTTGGCTTTGCCAGCTGGAAAATTATTTCCCCTCTATCAAAACCCGCTGCAATTACCGGCTTCAGCCTTTTTTGTTTACTGTATTGGGTCAACGGCGGCGAGTTCGTTTTAGAGCGTGATGTGCTGGCACTTATTCCAGCGGCCCTTGCCTTTGCTATTGTCTGCGACAACAAAATTACTAAAAACATCATTATTCTCTCAGGCGTATTAACCGCCATCGCCTGCAGCATGAAACCCAATACCATCGTCATGATGCCGGTTTTGCTATGGGTTTTGCACAGCAATTGTGCGGGAAAAAAAATAATTACTATAGCCCTGTTTCTTTTAAGCATGCTCTTTGTGGCATTGATCCCTTTTTCATGGGCTATTACGCAGGGTGGCTGGGACAGCTTCGTTGATATTTATCGCCACTACCTACCCATTTATGCCAATAGCCGCTATGACTTATGGCATTACAGCAGCAGCGCCGAACGCTGGCAGATGCTGCTTTCTCAATACGCACAATGGGGCGGAATGTCGCTACTTCTTGCAGCACCTGGACTACTCTGGGCAAGGTTTTTACATCACAAGAATAGCGTTCTCTGCAAACGCATCACTCAGCTTGCCGCGATAACTTTTTCTTTCACGCTCTATGAGGCCATTGCAGGAAAATTTTGGTTAAATTACATGTTCCCTTCTGCCTACTGGAGTTTTCTCTGCTTCGCGCTATTGCTGACAACACCAACCGAACAATCTGCGACATGGAAAAAAACAGTGGCAATATTGTTATTGATTCCCTGCGTTGGACTTGGTTGGAGCCTTGCATCATGGACGCTGCCACTCATGCAACAAGCGCATCAAAAAGAGATTACCGCGCCGGAAGATTGGCGCGCGCGGCAAGCAGCCAACTATCTCCAAGCACAACATTTACAGCCAGAAGACACTGTACAAGTGTTGGATATGGCAGGCGATGGTCAAGCAGCGTTATTGATGGCAAAAGCCACTTCTGCCACGCGTTTTTTGATTGATGTACCGCTGTGGATGCAACCTGACTCGCAAGAAACACAAACCTTGCGTCAAGATTTCTTGCAAAACTTACAACAAAAAAATCCTGTCTATATTGTGTACTTCGAACAATTTCTGCATCCAGGCGGCGGCAATCGCCTGAAAGAATTTAAACCGCTGTACGAATGGATCAACAACCACTACGAAATTGCAGAGCAGCGCGAAGCGGCCTACATCATCTACCGCAAAAAACCATAATCGCTGTAAATCAAGCTTTGGGTAGCGTCACGCCGCGCTGCCCTTGATATTTTCCACCACGATCTTTGTAAGAAACTTCACACACTTCGTCAGATTCAAAAAATAACATCTGCGCCACACCTTCATTGGCATAGATTTTTGCCGGCAAATTGGTGGTGTTAGAAAACTCTAGCGTCACATGCCCTTCCCATTCTGGTTCTAGCGGCGTGACATTCACGATGATGCCGCAGCGAGCGTAGGTGGATTTACCCAAGCAGATCGTCAATACATTGCGCGGAATGCGGAAATATTCCACGGTGCGCGCCAGTGCAAATGAATTAGGCGGAATGATGCACACATCACTCTTGATATCGACAAAACTTTTTTCATCAAAATATTTTGGATCAACCGTCGCTGAATGCACATTGGTAAAAATTTTGAACTCATCGGCACAACGCACATCGTAGCCATAGCTCGAGGTGCCATAAGAAATCACTTTGCGACCCGCATTCGGTTCACGCACCTGACCCGCTTCAAACGGCTCGATCATGCCGTGCTCCAACGCCATGCGTCTGATCCACTTGTCTGCCTTGATTGCCATGCGTCTTTATCCTGTGCGTTTGATGAAAGCTCAGTATTCTAGCAGACCGACTCGAAAATCCACGGTCAAACCGCTATAGTTTTGCCCCTTCTGCTTTAGTGCAAATACCGGCTTATTCCATGACAACAGCACGCAAAATCCTCGTCACCAGCGCCCTGCCCTACGCCAATGGCTCGCTACACCTCGGCCATTTATTGGAAACGATACAAACCGACATCTGGGTGCGTTTTCAAAAGGCACGCCAGCAGGAGTGCCTCTATGTCTGCGCCGACGACACACATGGCACAGCCATCATGCTAAAAGCCGAACAACTCGGCATCACACCGGAACAACTGATCGCCGATGTACGCCAAGAACACGAGCAAGATTTTGCGGGATTTTTGATCGGCTTTGATCACTACCACTCCACGCACTCTGAAGAAAATCGTCACTATAGCGAACTGATTTACAATCGAGTCAACGATCTGGGGTTGATCAAAACCAAAGCGATCACGCAGGCATTTGATCCAGAAAAAAATCTGTTTTTGGCAGACCGCTATATCAAAGGCTCTTGCCCAAAATGCAAAGCAGAAGATCAATACGGTGACAACTGCGAAGCCTGTGGTGCCACTTACTCGCCGATGGATTTACTCAACCCTGTGTCCGTTATTTCCGGCGCCACGCCAATCGCCAAACAATCCGAACATTTCTTTTTTGATCTTCCCGCCTGCACAGACTTCCTCAAACAATGGACACGCGCCGGACACTTGCAAGAAGAAGTTGCCAACAAAATGGCTGAATGGCTGGATGGCGGCTTGCAAGCCTGGGATATTTCACGCGATGCACCCTATTTTGGCTTTGAAATCCCCAACGCACCGGGTAAGTTTTTTTATGTGTGGCTGGACGCACCCGTTGGCTACATGGCGAGCTTTCAATATTTGTGTCAGCAAAACGATCTCAACTTTACCGAATACTGGAACCCAACATCCGACACCGAGCTGTATCACTTTATCGGTAAAGACATTATCAATTTTCACGCGCTGTTCTGGCCTGCATTACTGCATAACAGTGGCTTCCGCACGCCGACACAAATTTTCGCCCACGGTTTTTTGACGGTCGATGGGAAAAAAATGTCAAAATCGCGCGGCACATTTATCCGTGCACAGAGCTATTTGAAACACCTGCAGCCTGAGTATCTGCGCTACTACTTTGCCACCAAGCTCAGCGACGGCGTCGACGATATCGACCTCAACTTGACTGACTTTGTGCAGCGCGTCAATTCTGATCTGGTTGGAAAACTGGTCAATATTGCTAGCCGCTGTGCTGGATTCATTACTAAAGCTGGCGGCACACTTTCTTCACATCTCGATGCGCCAGAATTGTGGCAACGCACCATTGCACAAAGTGCGCACATCGCCTCGCTGTATGAAAAACGCCAGTTTGGTCACGCCATGCGCGAAATCATGGCACTGGCCGACGAAGCCAATCAATACATCAACGACAAAGCACCTTGGGTACTTGCCAAAGAAGGCCATCAATTTGCCGCACTGGATGTCTGCACTATGGGCATTAATTTGTTTCGCGTATTGATGATCTACTTGCAGCCGGTATTACCTGTCACCGCACAAAAAGCTGCAGAATTTCTCAACAGCAAGCTAGCGTGGCAAGACGACCTGCAGCCGCTGCTGAATCACAGCATTCTTCCGTTTGAAGCAATGATGCAACGCGTCGACATTAAACAAGTTGAAGCAATGTTGGCGGAAGAAAAGCCTGCGGAATCGAGCGCAGCAAAGAAACAAGATAAAAAAGTAACCGCGCCTACCGATGACGGCATTGCACCAACCATTGAGATTGATGATTTTGCAAAAATCGATTTGCGCGTTGCCAAAATTATTGATGCACAACATGTAGAGGGCGCAGATAAACTCCTGCAATTAACGCTCGATCTCGGCAAGGAACAACGCAATGTCTTTGCCGGTATTAAATCTGCGTATCAACCTGAACAATTGATTGGTCGCCTGACCGTGATGGTTGCCAACCTCGCGCCGCGAAAAATGAAGTTCGGCATGTCCGAAGGCATGGTGATGGCAGCAGGCCCCGGTGGGAAAGACATTTTTCTGCTGACGCCAGACAGCGGCGCGCAACCGGGCATGCGCATCAAATAATCACATTACTTCAAGCAAGGCGGCTATCGCTAACTCGTCGAAACAGCGCCACGGTCTGCGCAATCCACGGCGCAGACCACTCCCCCATCCACAAATGCTCTGGGGTCAGCGTAGCCATTTTTTGCAAATAAGCTTCCACCAAACTCGCTAATTTTTCTGAAGAAAAATCACCCTGCAAGCCGCGATCCAAAGAAACACTAGAACACGGACTTTTATTGCTAGCCGTCAATGCCGCATCCAGCTGTTCAACACCAGCAAAACTTGCCAAAGTTTTTTCAGCTTCTGCATGTTGAGCCACCTGATTGATCTTTTTCAGATGGTCTAACCATACGCCACTAACAGCATAATTATTGGTCATACAGCGGCCATTCAAACCCCATACAAAAACCGGATGTTCTTGTTGCGGGCTGCCAATACTGATCGTGCGCCACAACAAAGCCTTTTGCTGTGCAGGTGACTGCAACGACAATATCGCTGCAATATCTGGCGCCACCCAATCATCATCATCTAAAAACACATAAAAACCGTTAGTGTCGGGAATATTGTTATAGCCTTGATACGGAATAATTTGCGCGTCTGTTTCTGCAAGATTTTTTTCCGCAATGCCTTTCAAGGCAGCACGCGTTTGAAAATAATCCACAGCAAAAGTGGCATTCCATAACTGCATCAAACAGAACACATAATCTGTGGGCTTACCCCACAAACGGCAGAATTCTGCTGACAAGGGGCGAAAAGCCTCCTCCGTCAATGTTGACCAATCCAAAGTCTGTCGTTGCACCACAATGACATGAGCTTTTTGCTTTATCACCTAAAGTAAATCCTTGTTCCTTTCGGAATCTCCGGCAGTTTTGGTGTGCGAGGCAGGCTATGATAACGCCGAACTCTTGCACTGCTATTGCCATGCCCACACTGATCCAACAAACACTCCGCGAATGGAAAATGCTTGCCTCACTAGGCAGCCCCATTCTAATTACACAATTGGCACAAATGGCCAATGGCGTCATTGATACCGTCATGGCCGGTCGCTACGGCGCACGCGACCTCGCTGGCGTTGCTATCGGCAACAGCTTTTGGATGCCCATTCTGTTGTTTTTTATCGGCATACTCACTGCACTGCAACCGACAATTTCCACACATCGCGGCGCACAAACACTGCACAAAATTACACCCGTGACATGGCAAGGCATCTACATCGCACTGTGTTCCGCAGCCATCATGATGGCCTTACTTTTTCTGTTGAACCTGCACTGGGATGGCTAAAGCTAGATGCAGCGACCGCAGAAATCACACAAGGCTATTTGCATGGCTTTCTCTGGGGCGTTCCCGCCATGTTGCTAATTGTTGCGCTGCGCGGGTTTACCGATGGTTTAGGACATACCAGAGTCATCATGAGTGTTTCTCTGCTATCTACACTCATTAACATGCCGCTCAACTATATTTTTATTTATGGAAAATTTGGCATACCCGCCATGGGCGGTGTGGGTTGCGGCTGGGCAACCGCCTTAGCAAATATCATGGCATTTATTGTCTTATTAATTTATCTGCATCGCAGCAAAACCTTTCAACAGCTATCGCCACTCAAAAAATTTCACCGGCCTGATTTTCATGAAATAAAAAAATTATTGCGCTTGGGCATCCCCATCGGCTCCACTTTGTTTTTTGAAGTCAGCATGTTTACCGTAATCGCTTTATTTCTTGCACCGCTGGGACCCATTGTTGTCGCTGGTCACCAATTAGTGCTCAACTTCGTTTCTTTGATGTTTATGGTGCCATTAAGTCTCGGCATGGCTCTGACTTTGCGTGTGAGTTTTTTGGTTGGCCAAGGCAAGGTAGAAACCGCACATCAATTGGCGCGCAGCACCCTGCTGCTCGCGCTCAGCATCGCCATGGTTTATGTACCGCTGTTGACACTGGGAACACAATTTATCGCCTCTGCTTACACCAAAGACGCCGAAGTAATTGCCGTGGCTGTGCAGTTATTAAAGCTAGCCGCCATCTTTCAAGTTGCTGATGTGCTGCAAGTTGCCGCCATCAGTGGTTTGCGCGGTTTTCACGATACACGCATACCCATGCTCATTATTTTGCTGTCTTTCTGGGGCATCGCTATGCCGCTCGGTTACACCTTAACTTTCACCAATCTACTGCTGCCGGCAATGGGGGCGGCTGGTTTTTGGTTAGCGCTAATTGCCGGCTTGGTTTCTGCCTGCATTTTGTTAGTGTTGCGACTGTTTCGTTTTAAACCTCGCGTACAATCTAGTCATTAACTTTTTCTGCACCTATAAGCATGTCAAGCATACCCGCCGACACCGACAACCAACTGCATACGCCGATGATGCAGCAATATCTCGCTATCAAAGCGCAGCACCCGCATGAACTAGTGTTTTATCGCATGGGGGATTTTTATGAATTATTTTTTGATGACGCTAAAAAAGCCGCGCGATTATTAGATGTCACACTCACCGCGCGTGGGAAGTCTGCCGGCAGTCCTATTCCGATGGCTGGCGTCCCTTTTCATGCAGCTGACAATTATTTGGCGCGCTTGGTGCGCCTCGGCGAATCAGTAGCTATCGTTGAACAAATTGGCGATCCCGCCACCAGTAAAGGCCCTGTTGAGCGCAAAGTGATGCGCATTGTGACCCCTGGCACCGTCAGTGACGAAATTTTATTGGACGAAGCGCGCGACAATTTATTAGTAGCGTTATTTCACAGCGAAGGAAAAACTGGCATCGCCGCGTTGGATATCACCAGCGGCCGCTTCACTGTGCAAGAATCAGAACACCTTGAGGCCTTAATTGGTGAGTTGCAACGCCTCAACCCTGCAGAATTATTGATACAAGATGATGTCTCACTGCCCGATGTCATTACACGCCGTGCTGGCATACGAAAACTGGCGCCGTGGGAATACGATTTTGATACCGCACAGCGTTTGCTAACGCAGCAATTTTCCACGCACGATCTTGCTGGCTTTGGCTGCGTTGACATGCTTTTGGCATTGCGCGCAGCGGGCTGCTTGATGAGTTATGTCAAGCAAACGCAACGCGCTGCCCTACCGCACATTCATGCGCTATCCGTTGAGAGGCGCGGCGAAGCCGTAGAAATGGATGCCGCCACACGCCGCAACCTTGAATTAGATACCAACATTGCTGGCACACAAGAAAACACTTTATTTTCTGTCGTTAATACCTGTGCAACAGCAATGGGCGCGCGCCTGCTGCGCCGTTGGCTACATCGCCCGCTGGCTAATCTGTACGCCCTGCAACAAAGACAACAATGCGTTGCTGATTTGCTAGAAAATTACCGTTACGAACCACTGCGTGAAGTTTTAAAAGAAGTCGGTGATGTTGAGCGCATACTCTCGCGTGTCGCACTGCGTTCTGCCCGACCACGCGACCTCACGCGCCTCGCACAATCTTTAGCCTGTTTTCCCACACTGCGTACACAATTGCTCAACAGCACGGAATCATTGATTCACTTTGCCAACCGCATCAGTGAATTTCCAGACACGGTTTCCCTGCTGGAAAAAGCCGTCGTTGAAAATCCACCGATGGTGATTCGCGATGGCGGTGTGATTGCCGAGGGTTACGATGCAGAATTGGACGAACTGCGCGCTATCAGCGAAAACGCAGGTGACTACTTGGTGCAACTGGAATTGCGCGAGCGCGAGCGCACGGGTTTACCAAACCTCAAAGTAGGATATAACCGCGTTTCCGGCTACTACATTGAATTACCGACAGCACAATCCAAACTGGCGCCTGATGATTACATTCGTCGTCAAACATTAAAAAATGCAGAGCGCTACATCACGCCAGAATTAAAACAATTTGAAGACAAAGCACTCTCGGCAAAAAGCCGCTCACTGGCGCGTGAAAAACAATTGTACGAAGCGCTGTTAGATCGTCTGCATGAACATTTATTGGCGATGCAAAATTCT
The DNA window shown above is from Cellvibrionales bacterium and carries:
- a CDS encoding dCTP deaminase; translated protein: MAIKADKWIRRMALEHGMIEPFEAGQVREPNAGRKVISYGTSSYGYDVRCADEFKIFTNVHSATVDPKYFDEKSFVDIKSDVCIIPPNSFALARTVEYFRIPRNVLTICLGKSTYARCGIIVNVTPLEPEWEGHVTLEFSNTTNLPAKIYANEGVAQMLFFESDEVCEVSYKDRGGKYQGQRGVTLPKA
- the metG gene encoding methionine--tRNA ligase, which translates into the protein MTTARKILVTSALPYANGSLHLGHLLETIQTDIWVRFQKARQQECLYVCADDTHGTAIMLKAEQLGITPEQLIADVRQEHEQDFAGFLIGFDHYHSTHSEENRHYSELIYNRVNDLGLIKTKAITQAFDPEKNLFLADRYIKGSCPKCKAEDQYGDNCEACGATYSPMDLLNPVSVISGATPIAKQSEHFFFDLPACTDFLKQWTRAGHLQEEVANKMAEWLDGGLQAWDISRDAPYFGFEIPNAPGKFFYVWLDAPVGYMASFQYLCQQNDLNFTEYWNPTSDTELYHFIGKDIINFHALFWPALLHNSGFRTPTQIFAHGFLTVDGKKMSKSRGTFIRAQSYLKHLQPEYLRYYFATKLSDGVDDIDLNLTDFVQRVNSDLVGKLVNIASRCAGFITKAGGTLSSHLDAPELWQRTIAQSAHIASLYEKRQFGHAMREIMALADEANQYINDKAPWVLAKEGHQFAALDVCTMGINLFRVLMIYLQPVLPVTAQKAAEFLNSKLAWQDDLQPLLNHSILPFEAMMQRVDIKQVEAMLAEEKPAESSAAKKQDKKVTAPTDDGIAPTIEIDDFAKIDLRVAKIIDAQHVEGADKLLQLTLDLGKEQRNVFAGIKSAYQPEQLIGRLTVMVANLAPRKMKFGMSEGMVMAAGPGGKDIFLLTPDSGAQPGMRIK
- the mutS gene encoding DNA mismatch repair protein MutS, yielding MSSIPADTDNQLHTPMMQQYLAIKAQHPHELVFYRMGDFYELFFDDAKKAARLLDVTLTARGKSAGSPIPMAGVPFHAADNYLARLVRLGESVAIVEQIGDPATSKGPVERKVMRIVTPGTVSDEILLDEARDNLLVALFHSEGKTGIAALDITSGRFTVQESEHLEALIGELQRLNPAELLIQDDVSLPDVITRRAGIRKLAPWEYDFDTAQRLLTQQFSTHDLAGFGCVDMLLALRAAGCLMSYVKQTQRAALPHIHALSVERRGEAVEMDAATRRNLELDTNIAGTQENTLFSVVNTCATAMGARLLRRWLHRPLANLYALQQRQQCVADLLENYRYEPLREVLKEVGDVERILSRVALRSARPRDLTRLAQSLACFPTLRTQLLNSTESLIHFANRISEFPDTVSLLEKAVVENPPMVIRDGGVIAEGYDAELDELRAISENAGDYLVQLELRERERTGLPNLKVGYNRVSGYYIELPTAQSKLAPDDYIRRQTLKNAERYITPELKQFEDKALSAKSRSLAREKQLYEALLDRLHEHLLAMQNSAQVVAELDVTAALAERAEALNWCRPTLSEHAGIDIINGRHPVVERVVQQLHGEAFVPNDLVLDEQQRMLIITGPNMGGKSTYMRQTALIVLLAHIGSFVPAERAQIGLVDRIFTRIGASDDLASGRSTFMVEMTETANILHNATPNSLVLMDEIGRGTSTFDGLSLAWACAHFLAERVRAFTLFATHYFELTSLPDECTGVGNAHLDASEHHDGIVFLHKVQRGAASKSYGLQVAKLAGIPREVLAAAKDKLHALESSDTSNPTSTVAAPSPRQPDLFAAPQPRCVDTLRSTNPDELTPKAALELLYRLKNELD